A window from Mesorhizobium sp. WSM2240 encodes these proteins:
- a CDS encoding aspartate-semialdehyde dehydrogenase codes for MRDISEMELMLKGYGLTTAQFLYHLPDHPHLLQTFIWQEYDIAPKFPVLVKFIDFWRTKLDGPLHSVTYTHQKLIAPNEWRMVDGEFVLH; via the coding sequence ATGCGCGACATTTCGGAAATGGAACTGATGCTGAAGGGATATGGGCTGACCACAGCGCAGTTTCTCTACCACCTGCCCGACCACCCGCATCTGCTGCAGACCTTCATCTGGCAGGAATACGACATCGCGCCGAAATTTCCGGTGCTGGTGAAGTTCATCGATTTCTGGCGGACGAAACTCGACGGCCCGCTGCATTCAGTGACCTATACCCACCAGAAGCTGATAGCGCCGAACGAATGGCGCATGGTCGACGGGGAATTCGTGCTGCACTGA
- a CDS encoding transglutaminase family protein: MLIRLGYEIAIECPQPTPVISVLEIHKDRQKDIKRQTRVLTSPSTPSHVYEDRYGNSCRRFLAPAGGFRILYDAVIEDSGEPDETNLLAGETPIEELPDDVIGYLLGSRYCETDHLGNLAWNLFGQTPRGWARVQAIVDYVHDRLSFGYGYARCTRTAAQAHEERVGVCRDFAHLAITLCRCMNIPARYVNGYLGDIGVPPDPAPMDFNAWFEAFLGGKWYAFDARHNMPRIGRVVVARGRDATDVPLLHSFGPHSLTTFKVWTYEQESHPAKPPYHGVDRTVGAHMIA; the protein is encoded by the coding sequence ATGCTCATCAGGCTCGGCTACGAAATCGCTATCGAATGCCCCCAGCCGACGCCAGTCATCTCGGTATTGGAAATCCATAAGGACCGCCAGAAGGACATAAAGCGGCAGACCCGCGTGCTGACCTCGCCGTCGACGCCGAGCCATGTCTACGAGGATCGCTACGGCAACAGCTGCCGCCGCTTCCTGGCCCCGGCGGGTGGCTTTCGCATTCTCTATGATGCGGTGATCGAGGACAGCGGCGAGCCCGACGAGACCAACCTGCTGGCCGGCGAGACGCCCATCGAGGAACTTCCGGACGACGTGATCGGCTACCTGCTCGGCAGCCGCTATTGCGAGACCGACCATCTGGGCAATCTCGCGTGGAACCTGTTCGGCCAGACCCCGAGGGGTTGGGCGCGGGTGCAGGCGATCGTCGATTACGTGCACGACCGGCTGTCCTTCGGCTACGGCTATGCGCGATGCACGCGTACGGCCGCCCAGGCGCATGAGGAACGTGTCGGCGTCTGCCGCGATTTCGCGCATCTGGCGATCACGCTCTGCCGCTGCATGAATATTCCCGCCCGCTACGTGAACGGCTATCTCGGTGACATCGGCGTGCCGCCGGACCCGGCGCCGATGGATTTCAATGCCTGGTTCGAGGCGTTCCTCGGCGGCAAATGGTACGCGTTCGACGCCCGTCACAACATGCCGCGCATCGGCCGCGTGGTGGTGGCGCGCGGCCGCGACGCAACCGACGTACCGCTGCTGCACAGTTTCGGACCGCACAGCCTGACCACGTTCAAGGTCTGGACCTACGAGCAGGAGAGCCACCCGGCCAAGCCGCCTTATCACGGCGTCGACCGCACTGTCGGCGCGCATATGATCGCCTGA
- the htpX gene encoding zinc metalloprotease HtpX, whose product MNMIRTAMLLAFMTALFMGVGYLIGGGGGMMIAFLIAAGMNLFSYWNADKMVLRMHHAVEVDERNAPEYYGIVRDLAASAGLPMPKVYLIDNPQPNAFATGRNPQNAAVAATTGLLQCLSYEEVAAVMAHELAHVQNRDTLTMTITATLAGAISMLGNFAFFFGGNRDSNNPLGIVGILVAMIVAPLAAALVQMAISRTREYSADRRGAEICGNPLWLASALDKIARNAERIHNPDAERNPATAHLFIINPLSGERMDNLFSTHPNTENRIAALQAMSQAGGGPQTRHEQQPWGAPAAERPAEPKAEAPKANPWGRNPTGPKGPWS is encoded by the coding sequence ATGAACATGATACGCACCGCGATGCTTCTGGCCTTCATGACCGCGCTCTTCATGGGCGTCGGCTACCTGATTGGCGGCGGCGGCGGCATGATGATCGCCTTCCTCATCGCCGCGGGCATGAACCTCTTCAGCTACTGGAACGCCGACAAGATGGTGCTCAGGATGCATCACGCCGTCGAGGTCGACGAACGCAACGCGCCCGAATATTACGGTATCGTGCGCGACCTAGCCGCGAGCGCCGGGCTGCCTATGCCGAAGGTCTACCTGATCGACAATCCGCAGCCCAACGCCTTCGCCACCGGCCGCAACCCGCAAAATGCCGCCGTGGCTGCCACAACCGGCCTGCTGCAGTGCCTTTCCTATGAAGAAGTCGCCGCCGTCATGGCGCACGAGCTGGCCCACGTGCAGAACCGCGACACGCTGACCATGACGATCACCGCGACCCTTGCCGGCGCCATCTCCATGCTCGGCAACTTCGCCTTCTTCTTCGGCGGCAACCGCGACAGCAACAACCCGCTCGGCATTGTCGGCATACTTGTGGCCATGATCGTCGCGCCCCTGGCTGCAGCTCTGGTGCAGATGGCGATCAGCCGTACCCGCGAATATTCCGCCGACCGCCGCGGCGCCGAGATCTGCGGCAACCCGCTCTGGCTCGCATCCGCCCTTGACAAGATCGCCCGCAACGCCGAACGCATCCACAATCCGGATGCCGAACGCAACCCGGCCACGGCACATCTTTTCATCATCAATCCTCTTTCCGGCGAGCGCATGGACAATCTCTTCTCGACCCACCCCAACACCGAGAATCGCATCGCCGCGCTCCAAGCTATGTCGCAAGCGGGCGGCGGCCCTCAGACTCGCCACGAGCAGCAGCCTTGGGGCGCGCCAGCGGCGGAACGCCCGGCCGAGCCGAAAGCTGAAGCTCCGAAGGCCAATCCCTGGGGCCGCAACCCGACCGGGCCGAAGGGCCCGTGGTCGTGA
- a CDS encoding thermonuclease family protein: MLAAASLLSPAAPAEAAKRFKGPVEATVIEIIDGDTFLAEAHVWPGHSVRVNIRVRGIDAPEMKSRCQRERLAALHARAVLAELLGDGAVSISNIGGAKYYGRVLADVATPDGSAVSEIMLERDIVRPYRGGKRRSWCG; the protein is encoded by the coding sequence ATGCTCGCTGCTGCATCCCTCCTTTCGCCCGCTGCTCCGGCCGAAGCCGCCAAACGCTTCAAGGGTCCGGTCGAAGCCACCGTCATCGAGATCATCGACGGCGACACGTTCCTTGCCGAGGCGCATGTCTGGCCGGGGCACTCGGTGCGCGTGAACATCCGTGTGCGGGGCATAGACGCGCCCGAGATGAAGAGCCGTTGCCAGCGCGAGCGCCTCGCCGCCCTTCACGCACGCGCTGTTCTGGCGGAACTGCTGGGAGACGGCGCTGTGTCAATCTCCAACATCGGCGGGGCGAAATATTACGGCCGCGTGCTGGCGGATGTTGCGACACCGGACGGTTCCGCCGTCTCCGAGATCATGCTCGAACGTGACATCGTGCGCCCGTACCGGGGCGGCAAGCGGCGAAGCTGGTGCGGCTGA
- a CDS encoding cyclopropane-fatty-acyl-phospholipid synthase family protein: MDSADRAARIIRTLIDEVKPDFAVRLWNGERIGPAGGPVVAINDSGIVGRVLRRPVFNTLIELWISKAIDVENGSLFDIVERRPQGKFKARLRQLPKLQLLRDLPALMLSSGRDAALDRLAGRNPFVSGSNKEAITHHYDISNAFYRLFLDERMVYSCGYFKDFANGIDQAQADKLDHICRKLRLKPGETLLDIGCGWGAMLIHAAKHYGAIGHGVSLSEAQTALARERIRAEGLEDRITIEVKPYSELTGKFDKISSIGMFEHLGLANHEAYFLDVHRLLKPGGIYLHHAITRRMKRDRKAWKRKAPSYKALIKYIFPGGEVDHIGMTVENLEAYGFEVHDVENLREHYARTCRLWAERLHARFDEAIAEVGEAKARLWLLYLTGCSLGFDGGSVLIYQTVATRRARGPSGLPPTRADLYR; encoded by the coding sequence ATGGACAGCGCAGACAGGGCAGCCCGGATCATCCGGACCTTGATCGACGAGGTGAAGCCGGATTTCGCGGTGCGGCTGTGGAACGGCGAGCGCATCGGGCCTGCCGGCGGGCCGGTGGTGGCCATTAACGATAGCGGCATTGTCGGCCGCGTCTTGCGGCGTCCGGTCTTCAATACCCTGATCGAACTCTGGATTTCCAAAGCCATCGATGTCGAGAACGGGTCTCTGTTCGACATCGTGGAGCGGCGGCCACAGGGGAAATTCAAGGCCAGGCTGCGCCAGCTTCCAAAACTGCAATTGCTGCGCGATCTGCCGGCGCTGATGCTTTCGAGCGGGCGCGACGCGGCGCTCGACCGGCTTGCCGGGCGCAATCCGTTCGTCAGCGGCTCCAACAAGGAGGCGATCACCCACCATTACGATATTTCGAACGCCTTCTACCGGCTCTTCCTCGACGAGCGCATGGTCTACAGTTGCGGCTACTTCAAAGATTTCGCCAACGGCATCGATCAGGCCCAGGCCGACAAGCTCGACCATATATGCCGCAAGCTGCGGCTGAAGCCCGGCGAGACGCTGCTCGATATAGGCTGCGGCTGGGGCGCCATGCTGATCCATGCCGCCAAGCATTATGGCGCCATCGGCCACGGCGTTTCGCTGTCGGAAGCGCAGACCGCGCTCGCCCGCGAGCGCATCCGCGCCGAAGGGCTGGAGGACCGGATCACCATAGAGGTGAAGCCCTATTCCGAACTGACCGGAAAATTCGACAAGATCTCGTCAATCGGCATGTTCGAGCATCTCGGGCTCGCCAATCACGAGGCCTATTTCCTGGACGTCCACCGGCTGCTGAAACCCGGCGGAATCTACCTGCACCACGCGATTACAAGGCGAATGAAGCGTGACCGGAAGGCCTGGAAGCGCAAGGCTCCAAGCTATAAAGCTCTGATCAAATATATCTTTCCGGGCGGCGAGGTCGACCATATCGGCATGACGGTGGAAAACCTGGAGGCTTACGGTTTCGAAGTCCACGACGTCGAGAATCTGCGCGAGCACTACGCCCGCACGTGCCGGTTGTGGGCTGAGCGGTTGCACGCCCGGTTCGATGAGGCTATCGCCGAGGTCGGCGAGGCGAAGGCGCGGCTGTGGCTGCTCTACCTCACCGGCTGCTCGCTCGGTTTCGACGGCGGCTCGGTGCTGATTTACCAGACGGTGGCGACGAGGCGGGCTCGCGGTCCGAGCGGGCTGCCACCGACCCGGGCCGATTTGTACAGATGA
- a CDS encoding TadE/TadG family type IV pilus assembly protein: MTSCARTGAASGEAGAADPVWHRMPSRCGTCLPVCFRVRLARRHQDETPSLTLTSGLPPRPEKRGENNRLVPAIDDVRVAQGSRPDSCTVLGQAAYPLSVEAGTMRILKKTKQLAGDLANDRSGNFAVLTGVIASMLMLSVGYGVNVAQSYQLKSSLRNALDSAVTSTARDLTTGAIEEEDARKVVEAFLHANGDAKFATTDQFVLDKLVIDRTAKTIEATAYANVNLAFPLFSTKDPRVSISSAAVYSDRAIEVAMMLDVTGSMEGQKIKDLKTAAENAVDAFLAGQDPKKPRVRVAIVPYANSVNAGSLASTSVFVERKASDRKQAPGSDDPIAVSGGSRPDNCATERKGAEQYTDAGPDVAMVNRDLLLTEFSERTRTRACPSAALAPLTANADALKSTIKSFVAEGGTAGHIGIQWAWYLLSERWSGVLEKSAQPAKFDPKKVAKYAILMTDGEFNLSYFDVNESSKVYNDAGKEPTRTAAKKLCAAMRAQKIEIFSVGFKLENSYAKDVMKDCATPDSGSVKHYYQTSTGAELDAAFKEIARNIERLALTK; encoded by the coding sequence GTGACATCGTGCGCCCGTACCGGGGCGGCAAGCGGCGAAGCTGGTGCGGCTGATCCAGTATGGCACAGGATGCCGTCCCGCTGTGGCACATGTCTTCCGGTGTGTTTCCGCGTCCGTCTCGCAAGGCGGCACCAGGACGAAACCCCAAGCTTAACGTTAACCTCCGGTTTACCACCTCGACCGGAAAAGCGCGGTGAAAACAATCGATTAGTCCCCGCGATCGATGATGTTCGGGTCGCACAAGGTTCCCGGCCGGATTCCTGCACTGTGTTGGGCCAAGCGGCTTATCCGCTGAGCGTGGAGGCAGGAACGATGCGGATCCTCAAAAAAACGAAACAGCTTGCCGGCGATCTGGCCAACGACCGAAGCGGCAATTTCGCGGTGCTTACGGGTGTGATCGCCTCGATGCTGATGCTGTCGGTGGGCTATGGCGTCAACGTCGCGCAGTCCTATCAGCTCAAATCCAGCCTGCGCAACGCACTCGATTCGGCGGTGACCTCGACGGCGCGCGACCTCACGACTGGCGCTATCGAAGAAGAAGACGCGCGCAAGGTGGTAGAGGCGTTCCTCCACGCCAACGGCGACGCCAAATTCGCTACGACGGACCAATTCGTGCTGGACAAACTGGTGATCGACCGCACAGCGAAAACAATCGAAGCGACGGCTTACGCCAATGTGAACCTGGCGTTTCCGCTCTTTTCGACCAAGGATCCCCGTGTTTCGATCAGCTCGGCCGCCGTCTATTCCGACAGGGCGATCGAAGTGGCGATGATGCTGGATGTGACGGGCTCGATGGAGGGCCAAAAGATCAAGGATCTGAAAACGGCAGCGGAGAACGCCGTCGACGCGTTCCTTGCCGGTCAGGACCCGAAGAAGCCGCGGGTCCGAGTGGCTATCGTGCCCTATGCCAATTCAGTCAATGCCGGCAGCCTGGCCAGCACCAGCGTCTTTGTCGAGCGCAAAGCCTCCGATCGCAAGCAGGCGCCCGGGTCGGATGACCCGATCGCCGTTTCCGGTGGGTCTCGTCCGGACAATTGCGCGACCGAGCGCAAAGGCGCCGAGCAGTACACGGATGCGGGTCCGGATGTCGCGATGGTCAACCGGGATTTGCTTCTGACTGAGTTTTCCGAGCGCACCCGAACCCGCGCCTGCCCGTCAGCGGCGCTGGCTCCGCTGACAGCCAACGCGGATGCGCTCAAATCCACGATCAAGAGCTTCGTGGCCGAGGGCGGCACTGCCGGTCATATCGGCATCCAGTGGGCGTGGTATTTGCTTTCGGAAAGGTGGTCGGGCGTTCTCGAAAAAAGCGCGCAACCGGCGAAGTTCGACCCCAAGAAGGTTGCCAAATACGCCATCCTCATGACCGACGGCGAATTTAACCTGTCTTACTTCGACGTAAACGAATCGTCGAAGGTCTACAACGACGCGGGTAAGGAACCGACCCGAACCGCTGCGAAAAAGCTCTGCGCGGCCATGCGTGCGCAGAAGATCGAAATCTTCAGCGTGGGCTTCAAGCTCGAAAACAGCTACGCAAAAGACGTAATGAAGGATTGCGCCACCCCCGATAGCGGCAGCGTCAAGCACTACTACCAGACTTCGACTGGCGCCGAACTCGACGCCGCGTTCAAGGAGATCGCGCGCAACATCGAAAGGCTGGCGTTGACCAAGTAG
- the acs gene encoding acetate--CoA ligase, protein MSEVKIHRVKPEWKKNALIDNDTYLKWYAESIKNPDKFWGKHGKRIDWFKPFTKVKNTSFTGKVSIKWFEDGLTNVSYNCIDRHLKKRGNQTAIIWEGDNPYDDRKITYNELHEHVCRLANVLKKHGVKKGDRVTIYMPMIPEAAYAMLACTRVGAVHSVVFGGFSPDSLAGRIVDCESNFVITADEGLRGGKPIPLKDNTDKAIEIAAKSKVEVDKVLVVRRTGGKTGWVSGRDLWYHDEVASVKPDCKPEKMKAEDPLFILYTSGSTGKPKGVLHTTGGYLVYVSMTHQYVFDYHDGDIYWCTADVGWVTGHSYIVYGPLANGATTLMFEGVPNYPSASRFWEVIDKHKVNIFYTAPTAIRALMGAGDSHVKKTSRKSLRVLGTVGEPINPEAWEWYFQVVGDKKVPIVDTWWQTETGGIMITPLPGATDLKAGSATRPFFGVQPQLVDNEGKIIEGAADGNLCITDSWPGQMRTVYGDHDRFVQTYFSTYKGKYFTGDGCRRDEDGYYWITGRVDDVINVSGHRMGTAEVESALVSHDKVSEAAVVGYPHDIKGQGIYCYVTLMAGEQWSDDLRKELIAHVRKEIGAIASPDKIQFAPGLPKTRSGKIMRRILRKIAEDDFAALGDTSTLADPAVVDDLIANRQNKRAEAKA, encoded by the coding sequence ATGTCCGAGGTAAAAATCCACCGCGTCAAGCCGGAGTGGAAGAAGAACGCGCTCATCGACAACGACACCTACCTGAAATGGTACGCCGAGAGCATCAAGAATCCGGACAAATTCTGGGGCAAGCACGGCAAGCGCATCGACTGGTTCAAGCCCTTCACCAAGGTCAAGAACACCTCCTTCACCGGCAAGGTGTCGATCAAATGGTTCGAGGACGGGCTGACCAACGTCTCGTATAATTGCATCGACCGCCATTTGAAGAAGCGCGGTAACCAGACCGCGATCATCTGGGAGGGCGACAATCCCTACGATGACCGGAAGATCACCTATAACGAGTTGCACGAACACGTCTGCCGCCTCGCCAATGTGTTGAAGAAGCATGGCGTCAAAAAGGGCGATCGCGTCACCATTTACATGCCGATGATCCCCGAAGCAGCCTATGCGATGCTCGCATGCACCCGCGTCGGCGCTGTCCATTCCGTCGTCTTCGGAGGCTTTTCCCCGGATTCGCTGGCGGGCCGCATCGTCGACTGCGAATCGAACTTCGTGATCACCGCCGATGAGGGTCTGCGCGGCGGCAAGCCCATCCCGCTCAAGGACAACACCGACAAGGCGATCGAAATCGCCGCTAAGAGCAAGGTGGAGGTCGACAAGGTGCTGGTGGTGCGACGCACCGGCGGCAAGACCGGCTGGGTTTCGGGCCGCGACCTCTGGTATCACGACGAGGTCGCCTCGGTGAAACCGGACTGCAAGCCCGAGAAGATGAAGGCCGAGGATCCGCTGTTCATCCTTTACACTTCGGGTTCGACCGGTAAGCCCAAGGGCGTTCTGCACACCACCGGCGGCTATCTCGTCTATGTTTCGATGACGCACCAATATGTTTTCGACTACCATGACGGCGACATCTACTGGTGCACCGCCGATGTCGGCTGGGTCACGGGGCACAGTTATATCGTCTATGGTCCGCTCGCCAACGGCGCCACGACGCTGATGTTCGAGGGCGTGCCCAACTATCCCTCGGCCTCGCGTTTCTGGGAGGTCATCGACAAGCACAAGGTCAACATCTTCTACACCGCACCGACCGCCATCCGCGCGCTGATGGGCGCGGGCGACAGCCATGTGAAGAAGACTTCGCGCAAGTCGCTGCGGGTGCTTGGCACGGTCGGCGAGCCGATAAATCCGGAAGCCTGGGAGTGGTATTTCCAGGTTGTCGGCGACAAGAAGGTGCCGATCGTCGACACCTGGTGGCAGACCGAGACCGGCGGCATCATGATCACTCCGCTGCCCGGCGCGACCGACCTGAAGGCCGGCTCGGCGACGCGCCCCTTTTTCGGGGTCCAGCCGCAGCTCGTCGACAATGAAGGCAAGATCATCGAAGGCGCGGCAGACGGAAATCTCTGCATCACTGATTCCTGGCCGGGCCAGATGCGAACCGTCTACGGCGACCACGATCGTTTCGTGCAGACCTATTTCTCGACCTACAAGGGCAAATACTTCACCGGCGACGGCTGTCGGCGTGACGAGGACGGCTATTACTGGATCACCGGCCGCGTTGACGATGTGATCAACGTCTCGGGCCATCGCATGGGCACCGCCGAAGTGGAGTCCGCGCTGGTCAGCCATGACAAGGTTTCGGAGGCCGCCGTCGTAGGCTACCCGCACGACATCAAGGGCCAGGGCATTTATTGCTATGTCACGCTTATGGCCGGCGAACAATGGTCGGACGATCTCCGCAAGGAGCTTATCGCCCATGTCCGCAAGGAGATCGGCGCTATCGCCTCGCCCGACAAGATCCAGTTCGCGCCCGGCCTGCCGAAAACCCGCTCGGGCAAGATCATGCGGCGCATCCTGCGCAAGATCGCCGAGGACGATTTCGCAGCGCTGGGCGACACCTCGACGCTGGCCGACCCCGCCGTCGTCGATGACCTTATCGCCAACCGGCAGAATAAGAGGGCCGAGGCGAAAGCATAA
- a CDS encoding DUF1674 domain-containing protein: protein MSDSNPNKPGDPPVQQGLTATKRISSAAERALKEAEARRKAYRDREAALPKEIGGRGGHEPGRYGDWEIKGLTSDF from the coding sequence ATGTCCGATAGCAATCCGAACAAGCCCGGCGACCCCCCCGTCCAGCAGGGCCTAACGGCTACAAAGCGCATCAGTTCGGCGGCGGAACGCGCGCTCAAGGAGGCGGAAGCTCGGCGCAAGGCTTACCGCGACCGCGAAGCGGCCCTGCCCAAGGAGATCGGCGGGCGTGGAGGCCATGAGCCGGGACGCTATGGCGATTGGGAAATAAAAGGCCTGACCAGCGATTTTTGA
- a CDS encoding YggS family pyridoxal phosphate-dependent enzyme, with product MTEAVEQLAAVRTKIAAAESEAGREPGSVTLVAVSKTFDAAAVRPVLAAGQRVFGENRVQEAQGKWPALKTEFPDVELHLIGPLQSNKAKEAVALFDVIESVDREKIAGALTTEIRKQGKAPRLYVQVNTGSEPQKAGIEPRDAVAFVKRCRDVHGLAIEGLMCIPPLEENPGPHFALLEKLAGEAGLEKLSMGMSGDYELAIAFGATNVRVGSAIFGAR from the coding sequence ATGACGGAAGCGGTCGAACAGCTTGCCGCGGTACGGACGAAAATCGCAGCAGCCGAAAGCGAGGCAGGGCGCGAGCCGGGTTCGGTCACTCTGGTGGCGGTGTCGAAAACCTTCGACGCCGCCGCAGTCCGTCCCGTGCTTGCGGCCGGCCAGCGCGTCTTTGGCGAGAACCGCGTCCAGGAAGCGCAAGGCAAATGGCCTGCGCTGAAGACCGAGTTTCCCGATGTCGAGCTTCACCTGATCGGACCGCTCCAGTCGAACAAGGCGAAGGAGGCGGTGGCGCTGTTCGACGTGATCGAATCTGTCGACCGCGAGAAGATAGCGGGGGCACTCACTACTGAAATCCGCAAGCAGGGCAAGGCGCCGCGTCTCTACGTCCAGGTCAACACCGGCTCGGAGCCGCAGAAGGCCGGCATCGAGCCGCGCGATGCGGTCGCTTTCGTCAAGCGCTGCCGCGATGTCCACGGCCTTGCCATTGAAGGGCTGATGTGCATCCCGCCGCTCGAGGAAAATCCCGGCCCGCATTTCGCGCTGCTTGAAAAACTCGCAGGCGAGGCAGGATTGGAGAAGCTTTCCATGGGCATGTCCGGCGACTATGAACTCGCCATTGCCTTCGGCGCGACCAATGTTCGGGTGGGAAGCGCTATCTTCGGAGCTCGGTGA